One Bythopirellula goksoeyrii genomic window, TTATCAGCAATCGGGCCATAAGCGTCGGTCGCCAATTGAATCGCGATCGTGGAAAGCATCCCCAGGGCGGCCATCGCGATTCCATAGAGACCTGCAAAATGGAAAGCGATCAGAATTGCACCGCTGATAACCAGCACGGGAAGCGTCGTCGAGTTCATGCCAACGGCGATCCCTTGAATAATGGTCGTTGCATGGCCAGTTCGCGAGGAATTGACGATCGTCTCGACGGGCGAGCGCTCTGTGGCGGTGTACCATTCGGTTATCATCCCAATCACAATACCCGAAATCAAGCCAGAAATAACCGCCGCGGCGATACCCCACCATTGGTAAGTTCTCTCGCCAGAGATGATGTCGATCACGGTGACGCCGGCGGCCGGCACCATCATTTTGATGGCCCCAATCATGCCGATCACCATGAGAATCCCTGCTGCAAAAGTTCCCCGATTGAGCCCTTTTTGGGGATCCCCACCTTCTTTCGTCGTGACAAAGAAGAAACCCAAGATCGAAGCAATAACTCCAATGACAGCCACCAAGAGAGGTAGCAAAATTGCGTTGAGTCCTGCCCCTTCCTTTGCAGCTTCTAAACCCACAAACCAAGCCGAACCCAAGATCATCGAGGAGACAATGGCACCAATATAAGATTCAAAAAGGTCGGCCCCCATCCCGGCCACGTCTCCGACGTTGTCGCCCACATTGTCGGCAATGGTTGCTGGATTGAGGGGATGATCCTCAGGGATGCCCTCTTCAACTTTGCCTACAAGGTCTGCACCGACATCTGCAGCCTTGGTAAAGATGCCACCACCTACTCGAGCAAATAAGGCAATTGAAGAAGCACCCAGCGAAAAACCGGAGAGCAAATTCAACACCAGCATCGTAGGATCACCGCCATGAACCGCCTCGGGGTACATGCGGAGAAAGAGGATCAACAGAGAGCCGAGCCCCAACAGTGCCAGCCCTACTACGGACAGTCCCATCACCGAACCACCGGCGAACGCTACTTGCAACGCTTCGTTCAAGCCAGTTCGGGCAGCAGCAGCCGTGCGCATATTGGCGGCTGTGGCCGACTTCATCCCAATGTAGCCAGCCAGAGCCGAACAGAATGCTCCTAGGACAAATGACAAGGAAATGAGCCCGTTGGTATTCTGGGACTCCCCCACCTGAGCATTGGAAAAACCCAATAGAATCGCCACCAGGATTACAAAGATAGCAAGACTCTTATATTCACGAGACAGGAACGCCATCGCTCCATCAGAAATCCATTTCCCGATCACCTGCATACGTTCGGTGCCTGGATCCTGCGATAGGACCCAACGGATGCGGATCAATCCATAGATCAACG contains:
- a CDS encoding V-type H(+)-translocating pyrophosphatase produces the protein MSTNAIVYMVPGVAICALIYGLIRIRWVLSQDPGTERMQVIGKWISDGAMAFLSREYKSLAIFVILVAILLGFSNAQVGESQNTNGLISLSFVLGAFCSALAGYIGMKSATAANMRTAAAARTGLNEALQVAFAGGSVMGLSVVGLALLGLGSLLILFLRMYPEAVHGGDPTMLVLNLLSGFSLGASSIALFARVGGGIFTKAADVGADLVGKVEEGIPEDHPLNPATIADNVGDNVGDVAGMGADLFESYIGAIVSSMILGSAWFVGLEAAKEGAGLNAILLPLLVAVIGVIASILGFFFVTTKEGGDPQKGLNRGTFAAGILMVIGMIGAIKMMVPAAGVTVIDIISGERTYQWWGIAAAVISGLISGIVIGMITEWYTATERSPVETIVNSSRTGHATTIIQGIAVGMNSTTLPVLVISGAILIAFHFAGLYGIAMAALGMLSTIAIQLATDAYGPIADNAGGVAEMSRLGRDVRARTDKLDAVGNTTAAIGKGFAIGSAALTALSLTAAFLTKMQGEVNIDAANPYVLVGLLIGCMLPFRFSAMAMLAVGNAAQDMIQEVRRQFNEIPELRPALAAANRAESEERDPTPEEAKIIRAADGKADYSHCVEIATGAAIKKMMAPGIMAVLAPIVIGFISPDMLGGLLVGVTISGVCLAIFLSNSGGAWDNAKKQVKDEGHEKWGHEHDEMHKATVTGDTVGDPFKDTAGPSLNILIKLISVVAMIIAPVLYAFHFG